A window of the bacterium genome harbors these coding sequences:
- a CDS encoding BlaI/MecI/CopY family transcriptional regulator, with protein MMKRKKLSSTEWSLMKICWEKGHATVREIYEETLKEKKRGYQTVKTMLDRMVKKGFQMRDKLGPIWLYKPAASRMKIMKEEIETLTDNVLDNTLVPLFAHLAEKEKLTREEIKALRDLIEKHKGEL; from the coding sequence ATGATGAAAAGAAAAAAATTATCAAGCACAGAGTGGTCCCTTATGAAAATCTGTTGGGAAAAAGGTCATGCGACTGTACGTGAAATTTATGAAGAAACGTTAAAAGAGAAAAAACGGGGCTATCAGACTGTCAAGACGATGCTCGATCGCATGGTTAAAAAAGGATTTCAGATGCGGGATAAATTAGGCCCGATCTGGCTCTATAAACCGGCTGCTTCCCGCATGAAAATAATGAAAGAGGAAATCGAAACGCTGACGGATAATGTGCTGGACAACACCCTTGTACCGCTTTTTGCCCATCTGGCAGAAAAGGAAAAACTGACTCGTGAGGAAATAAAAGCGCTGAGAGATTTGATCGAAAAGCATAAGGGGGAACTCTGA